The nucleotide sequence TTATTTCAATTAGTTATTTACTTACTTCTACAATATAAAACAATGGAAGAGTAAACTACTTATTTTATTCCGACTACACGAATCCTTTTATAATCTGCCATCCAAATGCCTTCACGATACAAAATATCCTTTAAGTTTATTTCTACATTAGCGATTATGTGATCTTTTATTTGTTCGGGTATGCCATCAAATAACATATTGCCAAACATTTCAATCCAATTTCTCAAGCCATTTTCTCCATCTAGAGGCGTTGGTCGATCGTATAGTTGGGCAAAAATCACGTGGAATCCTGCCTCTTCCAACAGCTTCGAATACTCCGCAATACTTGGATAATACCATGGGAATTGTGTTGCTTTAAATTCAAAGCCTGCATTTTTTATTTGTTGAATAATTTCATCTGTAATTGTTTGTACATTGCCTTTTCCTCCAAATTCAGCAACCATTCTGCCGCCTTGTTTTAAGCTTTCATAAATACATTGCACAGCTTCTTTCGGCGGGTGCACCCAATGGAGTGTTGCGTTTGAAAATACCGCATCAAATTCATTTTGATAGGTTAATTGGGTAGCATCTTGAACAGTAAATGGAATCTGCGGGTATTTACTAGTCGCCAGTTTCACCATATTTTCAGATTTGTCGACACCTACCACTTCCACGCCACCCTCAAATAAAGTATTTGCTAAATCTCCTGTTCCACAACCAAGATCCAGTATTCGCTCTTCTTCCTTTGGAGCTAACAATTGCACTAAACTATTGCCATATTGTGAAACAAACGCGTGCTTACCATCGTATAGACTTGCATTC is from Solibacillus isronensis and encodes:
- a CDS encoding class I SAM-dependent methyltransferase, whose amino-acid sequence is MKTSKSTEDHWNASLYDGKHAFVSQYGNSLVQLLAPKEEERILDLGCGTGDLANTLFEGGVEVVGVDKSENMVKLATSKYPQIPFTVQDATQLTYQNEFDAVFSNATLHWVHPPKEAVQCIYESLKQGGRMVAEFGGKGNVQTITDEIIQQIKNAGFEFKATQFPWYYPSIAEYSKLLEEAGFHVIFAQLYDRPTPLDGENGLRNWIEMFGNMLFDGIPEQIKDHIIANVEINLKDILYREGIWMADYKRIRVVGIK